The following is a genomic window from Methanoculleus thermophilus.
AGAGAGACATGCGGGAACAGAAGAGTTTCTAGCGGCGCTCAAAGATCCCGAATACAGCATCTTCTATAACGCTCCGGTGCTTGTCCTGGTCCTCGGTGCACGGGAGGTCGTATCGAGTGTTCTGGACTGCACCCTCTGCGCGGAGAATATGATGCTTGCTGCCTGGGCGCTCGGGATTGGGAGTTGCTGGATCGGTTCTGCAACCCTCGTCGAGCAGAACCCGGAACTCCTCGCGAAACTGATGGTTCCGGACGATTACCAGATCGTGGCGCCGCTGATCTTCGGCTACCCCGGTCCACTGCTCCCGAAAGCAGAGCGTCGGGAGCCCCGGATAACGTGGATCCCTTAACATCTCTATGGGCATATGAGGGAGGGGGTCATGGGTCACCGACCGGGATCCCGGTGTGGGCCCTGAGCAATTTAGTCTTTGCCGGCGAGCCGCTCGGCCCGCCGCTTACCCGGTTACAGGGCACGCGATTGCTTCCACGGGGATGATCGAGAGCGTGATCTGTTGCCCTCCTCTGATGACCGTCAGGGTTGCCGGTTTTTCGATGGGCCACGTGGCGAGGAAACGATGCAGTTCGTCCACGCATCCCACACTGGTCCCATTTATCGCCACGATCAGGTCGCCTGGCCGAAGTCCTGCCCGATCGGCGGGACCTGCCCTGTTCACCGAGACAACCTCGACCGCCTGGTTTTTAGTGAGCCCGAGCGCCGTGATGAGCGGTCGCGGGAGCGGCCGCGACTGGCCGGCGATGCCGAGATACCCACGCCGCACCCTGCCGTCGGCGACCAGCTGGGGGAGGACCCAGGTGGCGGTGTTGGATGGGATCGCAAAGCAGATGCTCTGGGCCATGGGGATGATGGCCGTGTTGATACCGATGACCCGGCCACGGGAGTCCACCAGCGGTCCGCCGGAGTTGCCGGGATTTAAGGGGGCCGTGTGCTGGATGATATTCTCGATCAGGCGGCCGTCTCTGCTCCGGAACGACCGCCCGAGAGCGCTCAGAACTCCCGTTGAGACGGTCGAATCAAAGCCGAGCGGGTTGCCGATGGCTATTGCGAGTTGACCGACGGAGAGTGATCCGGAGTCTCCGAACGATGCATATGCAAGCCCCGTAGCATCGGCACGGAGCACAGCGAGATCGGTCACGGGATCGGCCCCAACCAGGCGTGCGGGAAGTGTGGCCCCATCCGACGTACGGACCTCGATCCTCCCTGCCCCCTGAACCACATGGTTATTGGTCATGATGTAGCCTTCCGGTGCCACGACCACACCGGAGCCTGCTCCAATCCGCTCACCCCGCCGACCCTGAAGGCTCTTCCCCACGACCACACTCACAACCGCTGGCCCCACGGAATGAACGACCTGGATGACAGCCCGGGAGTAGGCATCAAGGAGGTCGGCGTCCGACTCTCCGGTATCGAGGGTTGCAGAGGACTGATGTGCCCTGGATACCGGTTGAGAATCTCCAACCTGCTGGAAGAGTTTGCAGTTTATTTTATCCATTGTATTATATAATTTAAATCTAATAGTAATGTACTTTCTGCACCGGTTGGCGAGATAACGCCGCGTATGATATGCAAAGCTCGCCCTCTCTTTTGAGTCACGCAGAAGCCCACCGGTCCGATCGTCTTCCTGGCCCTCCCCCGCAAAGGAGATATAGAGGACTGAGTCTACTGCCCACCATGCTTGGGACGGCGGCAATTGAAGTGGATGCAACAAGCATTGAGGTACACCCCACGGACATAAGGAGGGTGCCACAGGCCGACAAGGCTTATGATCTCGTTGAGATCGAGACCGACCGCGGGACGACCATCTGCCGTTACTGTGAAGCGGAGCAGGCCAGAAACGGCGTTGTCATGGTGGGTGGGGTCGGCGGCGGTTTTGACTCCCCTGCCCGGGGACTTTACCCGCGGCTGGCAAAGGACTTCCTGAACCACCGGATCAGCACACTTGGTGTGCGTTACCGGCATCCAACCGATCTCGTGGAGTCGACTATCGATACGGTTCTTGGTATACGCTACCTCGAGAGCCAGGGTCTTTCGGCAATCGGGCTGATTGGGCACTCTTTTGGAGGAGCCGTGGCGATCCAGGCAGCGGCGAACAACCCGGCTGTCAGGGTTGTCGTCGCTATATCAACCCAGGCCGCCGGAACCGAACCGGTCGCGGACCTCGCCGGTCGTGCGGCGGTCCTCCTCCTTCACGGGAATGCCGATCCGGTTCTCCCTCCCCGTTATTCGGAGGATGTTTACCGGCGTGCACACGAGCCGAGACGATTGATTGTCTACGATGGAGCAGGGCATACGCTCGATGAGGTGGCCGAGAGCCTCTATGTCGAGGTGAAGGCGTGGATCCTCAAGCACCTGCCGGGAACACTTGTCTGACCGGTCCTTCACCCTGATGGGACGTGGAGTTCTACACCCCTCCCCTGCAGGTATCGCCGTACAGCACAAGGATCGTCGCTTGCAAAGCCATCGACGCCGAGCTGGAGCGCCTTGCCGATGGTCTCTTCATCGTTCAGTATCCAGGGGACGACGAGCAGCCCGGCACTGTGCGCCTGATCTACCACCTCTCGTGAAACCCGATCCCATCGCGGGAGGATAAGGTCTGCCTGCACCGAACGGGCAAGCCCGACAGGATCATCGATATTCTGTGAGTAGATCAGGCCCGCCTGCACTCCGGGAAAGAGCCTCTTTGCCATCGCGACGCTTTCAGGGTGGAACGAGACCAGGATGAGCCGCTCCGGCATCTGATCCATGAGCACTGAGGCAATGATGGCCTCTGTCCCGGGCTCCTTGATCTCCACGACAAGCCCTGTCTTTCCCCGAACGAGGCCGAGAACCTCTTGGAGTGTCGGGATCGTCTCACCCCGGCCTGCATCCAGCTTTTTTATCTCCTCGATGGTGTAACCTTTGATCGGTCCGGTCCCGTCGGTTGTCCGGTCGACCGTTGCGTCATGGATAACGATCGGGATACCGTCTTTTGTGAGGCGAACGTCGACCTCGACGAGATCGGCGCATTCCATACCCCTCCGCAGGGCCCGCAAGGTATTCTCTGGCTCGACGCCCTTCGCGCCGCGGTGTCCGACGATGAGCATGCAGCGCCATGAATCCCGGAACCAGATATAGATGGCGGATCCCGGGAGCATCCATGTGGGTGGCATCGATACTGACTGCTATGGTTCATGCAGGATAGGATCGGACACTCAGTCTTTGGCGCGGTAGTTCGGATGGGCAATTCGCCCTCAAGTCAAAAAAGGTTATTTCCCCTGAATCCTCTGAATCTCGGACTTGATGTCATCCGAGCTGTTGTACTGCTTGTCCTCGAACTGGTTCAACATATCAATGACGCCCTGGGATGCCCCGCTCTCCTTTGCCTGGGAGATAAGACTCTCCTTCGACGCAGGGAACTTGATCCTGGAAGAGAGCTGCTCGATGAGCCGTGGGTCAAGTCCCTGCAGAGCCCCGGCGGCCTTTGACATCCCGCCCATGGCAGATTCTTTCATACCTCTCATACGTTCTCACCACCAAATCCGCGCCCCCATTCAGGAGCGACTTATGAAGGAGGAGATGTGATAAATAGATATCGTCTATAAGCAGCAGGGCTGCCTGGAGGGCGATGAGAGGGGGCGCCACTTCACAACGGCTCTTTGTGTGACCAGGCCGTTATCGAGGGCCAAATCAAAAGGTTAATTTTACTTACCTATCTAACCCCTTTCCATGAGATCGCATGGCATTCTGACGCTGCTCGTCTGTATCGTTGCAGTGCTGGCAGTAGCCGGTGCAGGGTGTACCGGCACGACTCAGGCCGGTGGAGATGAACTGAAGGATTCCTATATCGTCGGTATCGACGGTTCATACGCACCGTTCAGTTATGTTGACAAAGACGGCAACGCCCAGGGATTCGATGTCGATTCCATGAGATGGATCGCCGAGAAGAAGGGCATCAACGTGACGTTTAAGGCCATTGACTGGGACGCCATCATCCCGAGTCTCCAGGCAGGGAAGATCGATATGGTCTACGCGGGAATGACGATCACCCCCGAGAGGCTGGAGGCCGTCAACTTCAGCAACCCCTACTGGACGGTCAACCAGGATGTCGCAGTCCGTGAGGACTCGAACGTAACACTTGATGATGTCCTTGCAGGCAAGGCGGTCCTCGGAGCGCAGCGGGGATGCACCGCTGCAACCTGGATCGAAAAGAACCTGATCGAGACAGGAAAGATGCCCGCAGCTAACCTGAAGCTCTACGTCGACACACCAGCTGCCGTCAGCGACCTTGAGATCGGTAGAATCGACGCAGTCATGTACGACGACCTCTCCCTGGGATCCTATATTGAGGGCAAGCCGCTCAAGATCATCGGATCTGTCGAGACTAAGGAGCAGTTCGGTGTCGCTATCCGCAAGGAGGATACCGCTCTTCTTGAGTTCATGAACGAGGCACTTGCAGAACTGCAGGCCGATCCCTACTGGGAAGAACTCAAAGAGAAGTATAACCTGAACTGATCGGGGACTACTTCTCTCCCTTTTTCACAACCTTCAACCTATCTGGAGGCCTTTCCTCTGTATCCACACAAACCTACCGAGATAGACCATAGTGCGTCTACCCTGGCGCACTACCAGGTACCCGTCCTCTGTGCGCTCATAACGGCGGTCCTCATCGGCGGGAGCGCCCCGTTCACCAAACTCCTCCTCGGCGAGGCCGGGCCGCTCGCGCTCGCGGCGCTGGTCTCGCTCGGGAGCGGTTCGGGTGCCCTGCTCTTCTCCATCATCGGGGCAGCGGTGGGTACCCGGAGAAGTTACGTTGAGGCGCCGCCTGGAAAGGGCGATCTCCCCTGGCTTATCGGGGTAATGGTCCTTGGTGGATTCCTCGCTCCGGTAACCCTGATATTCAGCCTCCCGGGAACGCCGGCGGCGACGGCTGCGCTCCTCCTGAACTTCGAGGCCGTAGCAACGACGCTGATTGCCGCGACGATCTTTCGTGAGTGGGTGAGTCGCCGTGTCTGGATTGCGCTCGGGTTTATTACCACTGCATGCATCCTCCTGACCTGGGAGCCGACAGGCAGTCTCGGGCTATCCCTTTCGGCGCTTGGCATCCTGCTCACATGCGTCTTCTGGGCAATCGACAACAACTTAGGGCAGCGACTCTCGGCAAAAGACCCTCTTCTCGTCATCTCCATAAAGGGAATCGGCGCCGGCGTCATCACACTCATCCTCGTACTTGTCACCGGGGAGCAGTTCCCGGATCCATCTACAATCGCTGCAGCCATGATCGTTGGGTTTCTCTGTTACGGCGGTTTAACGAGTATTCTCTTCCTCCTTGCTCTTCGCGGTATCGGCGCGGCACGGGCGGGGTCACTCCTTGCGATCTCCCCGTTCTTCGGCGTCATCTTCTCGCTCCTTCTCTTCGCGGAACTCCCCGCGGGGGCCTTCTATATCGCGTTGCCCATCATGGCGCTTGGTGCCTGGTTGCTGGTCTCTGAGAAGCATTCCCATCCCCACCGGCACCCGGCGATCGTTCACGAGCACCGCCACCGCCATGACGACCTTCACCACGACCACGCTCACACGGCTGACGACCCTCCGCTCACGTCGACCGGCGAGCACTCGCATATGCATGCCCATGATGAGATCGTCCACGAGCATCCGCACCAGCCCGATATCCACCATCGCCACTCCCATCGGTAGGCCGGTGGTGGACGACTTTTACCTTTGTTCTTTTCATGTTACAGAGCTTGGACCTGGATAGACCTCTGTAACCTCTTGGTAGATATGATCGGGTTTATCATCTCAATGATGGAGTGATTTTTCATGCAGAAAATCATCCTTCTTCTCTTCGCTGGCGTGCTCCTCTCCGCCGGATGCCTCACCGCGAGTGAGCCCCCGAGAGAGGCAGGTATTGCGCTGATCACGCCGGCAGACCCGGCCCCCATCTTCGGCGGCCAGGCAACCATCAGCGAGATCGTCGGCCGGGAGATACCCGGAGTCCAGACCAACTACAGCCTGGGATACGTTGTCATCCCACCGGGTAACGCAACGCCCCCACACCGGTTGCTCGGAAGCACCGAGGTAGTCCACGTGATCGGCGGGGTGGCAGAGATCTCCTGTAATAACGAGACGGTGATCATTCGCGAGGGAGAGACCGTACTCCTGCCGGAAGGGGCCCTGCAGTCGATAACCTCCATCGGGGAGACCGATCTTTCCTATCTCAGTGCAGTTCAGCCGCCCTTTACGGAGGAAATCGAGGTTCTGGTAGACGGACCTGACCCGTCAAACAAGATGACGGATGGTGCGCCGCTTGTCATCGCCGATCCCCGGGGAGGGATCGAGTGGGACCTTGAGTCGCAGGCGGCAGCTTACACCCTCTTAAACCCGGTGCTGATGAACGAGACAGTGATCCCGATCGCTTACAGCATTGCCTACGTGGAACTCCTGCCGGGCGGATATCTGGGCTTTGATGGAATCCGTGATTCATCCGATCTCCTCTACGTGATTGAGGGTGAGATTGAGGTCGCCACGCCCGATGGGGGGACGATCCGTATTCCAGCAGGGAGCGCTGCCTACATCCCCCCCAACGTGGTGAA
Proteins encoded in this region:
- a CDS encoding DMT family transporter; the protein is MAHYQVPVLCALITAVLIGGSAPFTKLLLGEAGPLALAALVSLGSGSGALLFSIIGAAVGTRRSYVEAPPGKGDLPWLIGVMVLGGFLAPVTLIFSLPGTPAATAALLLNFEAVATTLIAATIFREWVSRRVWIALGFITTACILLTWEPTGSLGLSLSALGILLTCVFWAIDNNLGQRLSAKDPLLVISIKGIGAGVITLILVLVTGEQFPDPSTIAAAMIVGFLCYGGLTSILFLLALRGIGAARAGSLLAISPFFGVIFSLLLFAELPAGAFYIALPIMALGAWLLVSEKHSHPHRHPAIVHEHRHRHDDLHHDHAHTADDPPLTSTGEHSHMHAHDEIVHEHPHQPDIHHRHSHR
- a CDS encoding ABC transporter substrate-binding protein, which translates into the protein MRSHGILTLLVCIVAVLAVAGAGCTGTTQAGGDELKDSYIVGIDGSYAPFSYVDKDGNAQGFDVDSMRWIAEKKGINVTFKAIDWDAIIPSLQAGKIDMVYAGMTITPERLEAVNFSNPYWTVNQDVAVREDSNVTLDDVLAGKAVLGAQRGCTAATWIEKNLIETGKMPAANLKLYVDTPAAVSDLEIGRIDAVMYDDLSLGSYIEGKPLKIIGSVETKEQFGVAIRKEDTALLEFMNEALAELQADPYWEELKEKYNLN
- a CDS encoding nitroreductase family protein: MLRDVEPVEFLSVIRERRSVRNYTDQEVPDEVIRTIIAAGIQAPNALGLQPWQFVVVKDKGLMRQISDFCKPILAEKIEGERHAGTEEFLAALKDPEYSIFYNAPVLVLVLGAREVVSSVLDCTLCAENMMLAAWALGIGSCWIGSATLVEQNPELLAKLMVPDDYQIVAPLIFGYPGPLLPKAERREPRITWIP
- a CDS encoding DUF2795 domain-containing protein, translating into MKESAMGGMSKAAGALQGLDPRLIEQLSSRIKFPASKESLISQAKESGASQGVIDMLNQFEDKQYNSSDDIKSEIQRIQGK
- a CDS encoding glycerophosphodiester phosphodiesterase, giving the protein MLIVGHRGAKGVEPENTLRALRRGMECADLVEVDVRLTKDGIPIVIHDATVDRTTDGTGPIKGYTIEEIKKLDAGRGETIPTLQEVLGLVRGKTGLVVEIKEPGTEAIIASVLMDQMPERLILVSFHPESVAMAKRLFPGVQAGLIYSQNIDDPVGLARSVQADLILPRWDRVSREVVDQAHSAGLLVVPWILNDEETIGKALQLGVDGFASDDPCAVRRYLQGRGVELHVPSG
- a CDS encoding cupin domain-containing protein, which encodes MQKIILLLFAGVLLSAGCLTASEPPREAGIALITPADPAPIFGGQATISEIVGREIPGVQTNYSLGYVVIPPGNATPPHRLLGSTEVVHVIGGVAEISCNNETVIIREGETVLLPEGALQSITSIGETDLSYLSAVQPPFTEEIEVLVDGPDPSNKMTDGAPLVIADPRGGIEWDLESQAAAYTLLNPVLMNETVIPIAYSIAYVELLPGGYLGFDGIRDSSDLLYVIEGEIEVATPDGGTIRIPAGSAAYIPPNVVKETRNTVNKTTVILSFIDPTWTPEKTGLWGWKPSFFTADSRRSAGLSAEHWQ
- a CDS encoding S1C family serine protease, translated to MDKINCKLFQQVGDSQPVSRAHQSSATLDTGESDADLLDAYSRAVIQVVHSVGPAVVSVVVGKSLQGRRGERIGAGSGVVVAPEGYIMTNNHVVQGAGRIEVRTSDGATLPARLVGADPVTDLAVLRADATGLAYASFGDSGSLSVGQLAIAIGNPLGFDSTVSTGVLSALGRSFRSRDGRLIENIIQHTAPLNPGNSGGPLVDSRGRVIGINTAIIPMAQSICFAIPSNTATWVLPQLVADGRVRRGYLGIAGQSRPLPRPLITALGLTKNQAVEVVSVNRAGPADRAGLRPGDLIVAINGTSVGCVDELHRFLATWPIEKPATLTVIRGGQQITLSIIPVEAIACPVTG
- a CDS encoding alpha/beta hydrolase family protein, with translation MLGTAAIEVDATSIEVHPTDIRRVPQADKAYDLVEIETDRGTTICRYCEAEQARNGVVMVGGVGGGFDSPARGLYPRLAKDFLNHRISTLGVRYRHPTDLVESTIDTVLGIRYLESQGLSAIGLIGHSFGGAVAIQAAANNPAVRVVVAISTQAAGTEPVADLAGRAAVLLLHGNADPVLPPRYSEDVYRRAHEPRRLIVYDGAGHTLDEVAESLYVEVKAWILKHLPGTLV